One stretch of Pedobacter riviphilus DNA includes these proteins:
- a CDS encoding TonB-dependent receptor: protein MADEKGVFSINVKQETPFYLQVSSVGYKPQDFQILKLQDTPIELVLVENALLDEIVVTSRRRSEVLQDVPIPITVIGGRAAENAGAFNVNRLKELVPSVQLYASNARNTTLNIRGLGSTFGLTNDGIDPGVGFYVDGVYHARPAATSTDFLDIDQIEILRGPQGTLFGKNTTAGAFNITTSKPTLTPSAKIELSAGNYNFIQAKTSVSGALAKDLAAKISISGTQRDGTIWNTREERRYSGQNNLGFKGQLYYTPSEKLQVLLSGDVSIQHPAGYPLVIAGVTTTERSAYRQYAKIVSDLGYQQPKIDPFSREINTNTPWRHNQSIGGISLNVDYKIGNGTLTSTTAWRFWNWDPTNDRDFSELAALTKSQGTSRHDQYSQEVRYAGNITDKLSGVIGVYFLGQNLKGLSQTEEVGKDQWRFVQTSNTGNQALYSTPGLLDGFGIKTNSTIKSLSAAVFAQVDWEVLKNLHVLPGLRYTYDKKDVDYDRVTYGGLQTNDAALLALKAAVYANQQFTTKVDNNNLSGNFTLSYRPTHNLNVYGTFSTAYKPVGVNVGGLPTTSTGAADLSVAVVKPEYVQHYELGAKTKPFKGLL from the coding sequence GTGGCCGATGAAAAAGGTGTCTTCAGTATTAATGTAAAACAAGAAACACCATTTTACTTACAGGTAAGTTCGGTAGGCTATAAACCACAGGATTTTCAGATACTAAAACTTCAGGATACTCCAATAGAATTGGTTTTGGTAGAAAATGCACTATTGGATGAGATTGTGGTAACATCTAGAAGGCGCTCGGAGGTTTTACAGGATGTGCCGATTCCAATTACGGTTATTGGTGGCCGTGCAGCAGAAAATGCAGGTGCTTTTAACGTTAACCGTTTGAAAGAATTAGTGCCTTCAGTACAATTATATGCATCGAATGCCAGAAATACCACTTTAAATATCAGGGGTTTGGGCTCTACTTTTGGTTTAACCAATGATGGTATTGATCCTGGGGTGGGTTTTTATGTAGATGGTGTTTATCATGCCCGTCCGGCTGCTACCTCTACCGATTTTCTTGATATCGACCAGATCGAAATTTTACGTGGTCCACAAGGTACCTTATTTGGTAAAAATACAACAGCAGGTGCGTTTAACATCACTACAAGTAAACCAACTTTAACACCTAGTGCAAAAATAGAATTGAGCGCAGGGAATTATAATTTTATTCAGGCCAAAACTTCAGTTTCTGGTGCACTTGCTAAGGATCTTGCTGCAAAAATTTCAATTTCTGGTACACAGCGCGATGGTACCATCTGGAATACGAGAGAAGAACGAAGATACAGCGGACAGAACAACCTGGGCTTTAAAGGTCAGCTATATTATACCCCTTCAGAGAAATTACAGGTATTGTTAAGTGGCGATGTAAGCATTCAGCATCCGGCAGGTTATCCATTGGTAATTGCCGGTGTTACCACAACCGAAAGAAGTGCATACCGCCAGTATGCTAAAATTGTTTCTGATTTAGGCTATCAACAACCTAAAATCGATCCTTTTTCAAGAGAAATCAATACCAATACCCCTTGGAGACACAACCAATCAATCGGTGGTATATCATTAAATGTAGATTATAAAATCGGCAATGGAACACTTACTTCAACCACCGCCTGGAGATTCTGGAACTGGGATCCTACAAACGATCGGGATTTCTCAGAATTAGCAGCGCTAACCAAATCGCAGGGTACTTCACGTCACGATCAATACTCGCAGGAAGTAAGATACGCGGGTAATATTACCGACAAATTAAGTGGCGTAATCGGTGTTTATTTCTTGGGTCAGAATTTAAAAGGTTTGTCACAAACAGAAGAAGTAGGTAAAGATCAGTGGAGATTTGTACAGACCAGTAATACCGGAAATCAGGCCTTATATTCAACACCAGGTTTATTGGATGGTTTTGGCATTAAAACCAACTCTACCATCAAATCGTTAAGTGCTGCTGTTTTTGCGCAGGTTGATTGGGAAGTTTTAAAAAACCTGCATGTATTACCAGGTTTAAGGTATACATATGATAAAAAAGATGTTGATTATGATAGGGTTACTTACGGTGGTTTACAAACTAATGATGCAGCATTATTAGCACTTAAAGCAGCAGTATATGCAAATCAGCAGTTTACAACAAAGGTAGATAATAACAATTTGTCGGGTAACTTTACCTTATCTTATCGTCCAACCCATAACTTAAATGTTTATGGAACTTTTTCTACCGCTTACAAACCGGTGGGTGTTAACGTAGGTGGTTTGCCAACTACCTCAACCGGAGCAGCCGATTTATCAGTAGCTGTTGTTAAACCGGAATATGTGCAACACTATGAATTAGGTGCTAAAACAAAGCCGTTTAAAGGGCTATTGTAA
- a CDS encoding M16 family metallopeptidase: MLNRQQAPDFKQVSTINFIQPEKKVLDNGVPVFTIYSGEQDLVRIEFIFDNVNWKLEKPLQAIAVSALINNGTNKLSAKEIAEQIDFYGAFFQTEYAQDQSSVTLYTLNKHLHSVLPIVKDVLSESQFPQHELDIYIQNQKQKLQVNLKKNDILSRKEFAHALFGDTAYGVNIKAEHYDALKREDLVDYFKAAYAPNNCTIVISGKFDDAGFNLLNEAFGRDWKKSDAIKNSFDFVSTAKQLVYIEKPEALQSAIRMGQLAINRKHEDFSGLQILNTVLGGYFGSRLMNNIREDKGYTYGIGSGISSLQQAGYLFIATEVGADVCSAALTEIYKEIEILKNEPIGEEELNLVRNYMLGSMLGSLENVFSHADKFKNIYFSGLDYDYYTKYIEKVKTITAEELLALANKYLTTENFTEVVIGKK; encoded by the coding sequence ATGCTTAACAGACAACAGGCGCCTGATTTTAAGCAGGTATCTACAATAAATTTTATCCAGCCCGAAAAAAAAGTGCTAGATAATGGTGTACCCGTTTTTACTATTTACTCTGGAGAACAAGATCTGGTACGTATCGAATTTATTTTTGATAACGTAAACTGGAAACTCGAAAAACCATTACAGGCTATTGCGGTAAGCGCATTAATCAATAATGGAACAAATAAATTATCGGCAAAAGAGATAGCCGAACAAATTGATTTTTATGGTGCATTTTTCCAAACAGAATATGCCCAGGATCAATCATCGGTTACGCTGTATACTTTAAATAAACATTTACATTCGGTATTACCCATTGTGAAAGATGTTTTATCAGAAAGTCAGTTTCCACAGCATGAGCTTGATATTTACATCCAAAACCAAAAGCAAAAGCTACAGGTAAACCTGAAGAAAAATGATATCCTTTCGAGAAAGGAATTTGCCCATGCTTTATTTGGCGATACAGCCTATGGGGTAAATATTAAAGCAGAACATTATGATGCCTTGAAACGTGAAGATCTGGTTGATTATTTCAAAGCTGCCTATGCTCCTAATAATTGTACCATTGTGATATCTGGTAAGTTTGATGATGCTGGGTTTAATCTTTTAAACGAAGCTTTTGGCCGCGACTGGAAAAAAAGCGATGCGATAAAGAATAGTTTCGATTTTGTTTCGACGGCAAAACAGCTTGTGTATATCGAAAAACCAGAGGCATTACAATCAGCTATCCGTATGGGCCAATTGGCCATAAACCGTAAACATGAGGATTTCTCCGGACTTCAGATTCTAAATACGGTTTTAGGTGGGTATTTTGGTTCACGTTTAATGAACAACATCCGCGAAGATAAAGGCTATACTTACGGAATTGGTTCCGGAATTTCTTCGCTGCAACAGGCAGGTTATCTTTTTATCGCAACCGAAGTTGGTGCTGATGTGTGTTCGGCTGCTTTAACTGAGATTTATAAAGAGATCGAGATCTTGAAAAATGAACCAATAGGAGAAGAAGAACTGAACCTGGTTAGGAACTATATGCTCGGATCAATGTTGGGTAGTTTGGAGAATGTTTTTTCGCATGCCGATAAATTTAAGAACATTTATTTTTCGGGACTTGATTACGATTATTATACCAAATACATTGAAAAAGTGAAGACCATTACTGCCGAAGAGTTGTTGGCATTGGCTAATAAATACCTTACTACAGAGAATTTCACTGAAGTAGTGATCGGGAAGAAGTAA
- a CDS encoding DUF3857 domain-containing protein yields MKYYLSLALALVSINSALAQMDYDVAKIPENLKKDAVAVIRNEESFFDVKGLGEAKMDYKVAITILNKAGEEYGEMAKVYDKFSSIYNIKATLYDAAGKKIKDYKSSDIKDQSLISDFSIFEDNRLKLLKFVSITYPYTIEYSYSQDYKGLLSFPSWHDLKDFGVSVEKSAYTIQKAKNYKMRYITSSNLQTDSVINGEKVQYKWKSANVAAVAEEPLSTGIDNISAWVKASPNQFEYDGSTGNFDNWKNFGSWLFTLNQGGNKLPETTKLMIQNLIKDAKTPKEKIRILYNHLQQNTRYVSVQLGIGGFRPILAEKVAQVNYGDCKALSNYMKALLNEAGIASNLIVIGNDMPSLNPNYSSMGQANHMILCVPLEKDTTFLECTSQYKPMGFIGYSNSDRNVLMVTESGGEIVHTPAYNAKENYQIRKTKITLAEDGTASSEIKSTYGSAQFEENFSMTLMEPVDLRKKIIEESPIPVAELISYKYTQPDKTVPVLTEEINFKTNTLLTKGGDKLFLVVNQVNRRESIPLKVEARKTYFAVPFSYNDDDEISYILPKGYNVEFIPKDIAINSEFGSYTAKFSVKDNMIVYNRTQTMNNKKYPPEKYSEYVDFYKKIYQADKQKAVLAKTL; encoded by the coding sequence ATGAAATACTATTTAAGTTTGGCGCTTGCGCTTGTAAGTATTAACAGTGCGTTAGCACAGATGGATTATGATGTAGCAAAGATCCCTGAAAACCTGAAAAAAGATGCTGTTGCTGTAATTAGAAACGAAGAATCTTTTTTTGATGTTAAGGGTTTAGGTGAGGCAAAAATGGATTATAAAGTGGCAATAACCATTTTGAACAAGGCTGGCGAAGAATATGGCGAAATGGCTAAAGTTTACGATAAATTTAGCAGTATATACAACATTAAGGCTACCCTTTACGATGCAGCAGGAAAAAAAATAAAAGATTATAAAAGTTCAGACATTAAAGACCAAAGCCTGATTTCGGATTTTTCGATCTTCGAAGACAATAGGCTTAAACTCTTGAAATTTGTAAGTATAACTTATCCCTACACTATAGAGTATAGTTATAGTCAGGATTATAAAGGATTACTTTCTTTTCCTTCTTGGCACGACCTGAAAGATTTTGGAGTGTCAGTAGAAAAATCGGCTTACACTATCCAGAAGGCAAAAAATTACAAAATGAGGTACATTACGAGTTCCAATTTACAAACCGACTCGGTAATTAATGGAGAAAAAGTACAGTACAAATGGAAAAGTGCCAATGTTGCAGCGGTTGCTGAAGAACCTTTAAGTACCGGTATTGATAACATTTCTGCATGGGTAAAGGCTTCTCCTAATCAGTTTGAATATGATGGTTCTACAGGTAATTTTGACAACTGGAAAAATTTCGGCTCATGGCTTTTCACCTTAAATCAGGGAGGAAATAAACTTCCTGAAACAACCAAATTAATGATACAGAATTTAATAAAAGATGCCAAGACGCCAAAAGAGAAGATCAGAATTTTGTATAACCATTTGCAACAAAACACCCGTTATGTAAGTGTTCAATTGGGAATTGGTGGTTTTAGACCTATTTTAGCAGAAAAGGTTGCACAGGTAAATTACGGCGATTGTAAAGCGCTTTCTAATTATATGAAAGCCCTACTAAACGAAGCGGGAATTGCTTCAAATTTAATTGTCATCGGAAATGATATGCCTAGTTTAAACCCGAATTATTCGAGTATGGGGCAGGCAAACCACATGATTTTATGTGTTCCATTAGAAAAAGATACTACATTTTTAGAGTGTACCAGTCAATATAAACCAATGGGGTTTATTGGCTATAGCAACTCTGACCGCAATGTATTGATGGTTACTGAAAGTGGAGGGGAAATAGTGCATACCCCTGCTTACAATGCCAAAGAAAATTATCAGATCAGAAAAACCAAAATTACGTTAGCTGAAGACGGTACAGCAAGTTCTGAAATAAAATCTACTTATGGCAGCGCCCAGTTTGAAGAGAATTTTTCGATGACATTGATGGAGCCTGTTGATCTCAGAAAAAAAATAATAGAAGAGAGCCCCATTCCAGTGGCTGAGCTCATTAGCTACAAGTATACACAACCAGATAAAACAGTACCTGTGCTTACCGAAGAGATTAACTTTAAAACCAACACATTGTTAACCAAAGGTGGAGATAAGTTGTTTTTGGTGGTAAACCAGGTTAACCGCCGTGAGAGCATTCCACTTAAAGTAGAAGCAAGAAAAACATACTTTGCTGTTCCCTTTAGTTATAATGACGATGATGAAATTAGTTATATCTTACCAAAGGGCTATAATGTAGAGTTTATTCCAAAAGATATTGCAATTAACTCTGAGTTTGGATCGTACACAGCGAAATTTAGTGTTAAGGATAATATGATTGTTTATAATAGAACACAAACCATGAACAATAAAAAGTATCCGCCAGAAAAGTATAGTGAATATGTAGATTTTTACAAAAAGATTTACCAGGCTGATAAACAAAAAGCTGTTTTAGCGAAAACTTTATAA
- the ppnP gene encoding pyrimidine/purine nucleoside phosphorylase → MITENQYFDGNVKSLGYETAEGKSTIGVINPGEYTFGTAQKEIMHVIEGELAALLPDTTDWQSIKAGSNFEIPANSSFKVKATVQTAYLCQYR, encoded by the coding sequence ATGATTACTGAAAACCAATATTTTGATGGCAACGTTAAATCGTTAGGCTATGAAACCGCTGAAGGAAAATCGACTATCGGCGTTATAAATCCAGGAGAATATACCTTTGGAACAGCTCAGAAAGAAATTATGCATGTTATAGAGGGTGAATTAGCAGCGCTTTTACCAGACACTACAGATTGGCAAAGCATTAAAGCGGGCAGCAATTTCGAAATTCCTGCAAATTCATCTTTTAAAGTAAAAGCTACTGTACAAACGGCATATTTATGCCAATATAGGTAG
- a CDS encoding DUF3857 domain-containing protein, giving the protein MQKNALKFLTLMLCIGVTTLYAQTIQPVKREFKFGKIVPTEFEVKASGQDSSASAIKLFDVGDCYFEYNTTGGFIYVFERHIRYKILNKNGYDLANFQVELYRNGNSAKEDLSFMDAATYNMVDGKMVTSKLNKDAKFTEEFNKNYVIKKFALPNVKEGSIIEFKYKIRSDFTFTLRGWKFQSSIPTLWSEYNVKIPEYFIYKNNTSGYYQIEHPVHETVTAAYIPGLSSNAAYDKYCAANVPALKEEPYVTTMDDYTPKIEFELRGTQFPGQMYQDFNGSWPKIINGLAEDENFGGFINKNSYAKSVLPGILKGEKDTLAAVKLIFNYVKNNLKWNKQYSKYANETNPKSIFEKKTGSSADINLALLSLLKEAKIEAFPVLISTRENGEHPGYPVVSAFNNVIGVTQIGNTLYFLDATDKDLPAGMLDYENLSHQGFYMDLKSFNGKWLSTEPSVSSEKIFVYNMTLDKDHKLTGKINQYSKGYAALNLRNKYRKTNNETEFIKNFKKDKAGLEISTYKIDNLDNLDELLTENMDVVIEDNVEEAGNLVYFTPLLFERTKENLFKLEQRKFPVDFAYPFKESYRITVNFPDDYEIDKLPKGGIYKLPENNGTFTINYVTEGKTLMVKSIINVSKSLYTPEEYFDLKELFKTVVEKQAEQIVFKKKV; this is encoded by the coding sequence ATGCAGAAAAATGCTCTCAAATTTCTGACTTTAATGCTATGCATTGGAGTTACTACCCTTTATGCCCAAACTATTCAACCTGTAAAAAGAGAATTCAAGTTTGGAAAAATTGTACCGACAGAATTCGAAGTGAAAGCCTCTGGGCAGGACTCGTCTGCCTCAGCAATTAAACTGTTTGATGTTGGTGACTGTTATTTCGAATACAATACCACTGGAGGATTTATTTATGTGTTTGAACGACATATACGCTACAAAATCTTAAACAAAAATGGTTACGATCTGGCCAATTTCCAAGTAGAACTTTACAGAAATGGTAACTCTGCAAAAGAGGATCTCAGTTTTATGGATGCTGCAACCTATAATATGGTTGATGGCAAAATGGTTACTAGTAAACTGAATAAGGATGCCAAGTTTACAGAAGAGTTTAACAAAAATTATGTAATCAAAAAATTTGCGTTACCTAATGTTAAAGAAGGATCGATTATCGAGTTTAAGTATAAAATCAGATCAGATTTTACATTTACACTTCGCGGGTGGAAATTCCAATCAAGTATTCCGACGCTATGGTCTGAGTACAACGTTAAAATTCCGGAATACTTCATATATAAAAACAATACGAGTGGGTACTATCAAATTGAGCATCCAGTTCATGAAACTGTAACTGCAGCCTATATCCCTGGCTTAAGTTCTAATGCAGCTTACGACAAATATTGTGCAGCAAATGTACCTGCCTTAAAAGAGGAGCCATATGTAACTACAATGGATGATTATACCCCTAAAATTGAATTTGAACTTAGGGGCACCCAATTTCCAGGCCAAATGTATCAAGATTTTAATGGTTCGTGGCCAAAAATCATCAATGGGCTGGCTGAAGATGAAAACTTTGGTGGTTTTATTAACAAAAACAGTTATGCCAAATCGGTACTGCCAGGCATCCTAAAAGGAGAGAAAGATACCCTTGCTGCAGTAAAACTCATTTTCAACTATGTTAAAAACAACCTAAAATGGAATAAGCAATATTCGAAGTATGCTAATGAAACCAATCCAAAGAGCATCTTCGAAAAGAAAACAGGTTCATCTGCAGATATTAACCTTGCTTTGTTGAGTTTATTAAAAGAAGCTAAAATTGAGGCCTTCCCTGTCCTGATCAGTACAAGAGAAAATGGCGAACACCCAGGTTATCCTGTAGTATCGGCATTCAATAATGTAATTGGTGTTACGCAGATCGGAAATACACTTTATTTTCTTGATGCCACAGATAAAGATCTTCCTGCAGGTATGTTAGATTATGAAAACCTGAGTCACCAGGGCTTTTACATGGATTTAAAAAGCTTTAATGGAAAGTGGCTTTCTACAGAACCAAGTGTATCGAGCGAAAAGATTTTTGTTTACAACATGACGCTCGATAAAGACCATAAACTAACCGGAAAGATTAACCAATATTCAAAAGGTTATGCGGCACTAAATCTTCGAAACAAGTATAGAAAAACAAATAACGAGACTGAGTTTATTAAAAACTTTAAAAAAGATAAAGCTGGTCTTGAAATCTCGACATACAAAATCGATAATTTGGACAATCTCGACGAGTTATTAACCGAAAATATGGACGTTGTGATTGAAGATAATGTAGAAGAAGCTGGAAACCTGGTGTATTTTACACCTCTCCTTTTCGAAAGAACCAAAGAAAATTTATTTAAACTGGAACAACGAAAATTCCCGGTCGATTTTGCTTATCCATTTAAAGAAAGCTACCGCATTACGGTGAACTTTCCAGATGATTATGAAATAGACAAACTTCCTAAAGGAGGTATTTACAAACTTCCTGAAAACAACGGAACCTTTACCATTAATTATGTAACAGAAGGTAAAACCCTAATGGTGAAAAGTATCATTAATGTAAGTAAATCGCTTTATACGCCTGAAGAATATTTTGATTTAAAAGAATTATTTAAAACGGTTGTAGAAAAACAGGCCGAACAGATCGTATTTAAAAAGAAAGTATAA
- a CDS encoding sterol desaturase family protein produces the protein MIDFLEGTKEWLIGFFGLSALLQLLQTNDYSQFMSWKGISALIGPLIPFLLVFEIIRMTFYRRFKVVDYRISFFSLVLNSFIGRIISIGMVSICIGLFGKYAIFKTEITWYWLIYGYVIWEFGHFIYHFLAHKVRLFWCLHSTHHAPETMNLSVNFAHFFLEAPYADLIRTTTCILLGVSPSLLFLIMFIDGVWGSFIHIGENISKDGRFGFLNKIILTPSHHRVHHAKNALYMDTNFCNLLPIWDHVFKTYQEEDKTIKIEYGITREMKKHSFLDAYFGEIVLLAKDVWHAPGIKNKFLYIFMPPGWSHTKDHKTAKIVRTAYLKTYKTEMAAP, from the coding sequence ATGATTGATTTTCTTGAAGGCACAAAAGAATGGCTGATTGGCTTTTTTGGCTTATCGGCACTTTTACAGTTGTTGCAAACTAATGATTATAGCCAGTTTATGAGCTGGAAAGGAATTAGCGCACTTATTGGTCCCTTAATCCCTTTTTTATTGGTTTTTGAAATCATTAGAATGACATTTTACCGCCGTTTTAAGGTAGTAGATTACCGCATCTCTTTCTTCTCGCTGGTACTCAACTCCTTTATTGGCCGTATTATTTCAATCGGAATGGTTTCCATTTGTATTGGTTTATTTGGAAAATATGCCATTTTTAAAACCGAAATTACCTGGTACTGGCTCATTTATGGCTATGTAATATGGGAATTTGGTCATTTCATTTACCATTTTTTAGCACATAAAGTTAGACTGTTTTGGTGTTTGCATTCTACACACCATGCACCAGAAACCATGAATCTATCGGTAAATTTTGCTCACTTTTTTCTTGAAGCACCTTATGCAGATCTAATTAGAACAACAACATGTATTCTTTTAGGCGTAAGCCCATCACTCCTCTTTTTAATTATGTTTATTGATGGAGTTTGGGGCTCTTTTATCCATATTGGAGAAAATATTTCTAAAGATGGCCGTTTCGGTTTTTTAAATAAAATAATCCTTACCCCCTCTCATCATCGTGTACACCATGCCAAAAATGCATTGTATATGGATACCAACTTCTGCAACCTGTTGCCCATCTGGGACCATGTTTTTAAAACCTACCAGGAAGAGGATAAAACGATAAAAATTGAATATGGTATTACCAGGGAGATGAAAAAACACAGTTTTTTAGATGCTTATTTCGGCGAAATTGTTCTTTTGGCCAAAGATGTTTGGCACGCACCAGGTATTAAAAATAAGTTTCTATACATTTTTATGCCTCCGGGATGGAGCCACACCAAAGACCATAAAACAGCAAAAATAGTAAGAACAGCATATCTGAAAACCTACAAAACTGAAATGGCCGCGCCATAA
- the guaB gene encoding IMP dehydrogenase: MQLDSTKFIATGLTYDDVLLVPAYSEILPREVNTATFLTKKIKLNVPLISAAMDTVTEAELAIAIAQNGGIGMLHKNMTIDRQAAEVRKVKRSESGMIQDPVTLLETAVVADAFKIMKEHKIGGIPVVSSDNKLVGIITNRDLRFQKDMKRPISEVMTKENLIIAPEGTTLVQAEEILQNHKIEKLPVVSKDGYLSGLITFKDISKVKNYPVACKDERGRLRVGAAVGVTADTLQRVDALVHAGVDVITIDTAHGHTKGVVDKLKEVKAKYPDLQVIVGNIATGAAAKFLADAGADAVKVGIGPGSICTTRIIAGVGVPQLYAVYECAKALKGTGVPVIADGGIKHTGDIAKAIASGASTVMAGSLFAGVEESPGETIIYEGRKFKSYRGMGSIEAMEQGSKDRYFQDVEDDIKKLVPEGIVGRVPFKGTLAEVMYQYIGGLRASMGYCGAATIEALQEAQFVQITAAGMRESHPHDITITKEAPNYTR; the protein is encoded by the coding sequence ATGCAACTCGATTCCACAAAGTTTATTGCCACAGGTTTAACGTATGACGACGTACTTTTAGTACCCGCGTATTCGGAAATTCTGCCCCGTGAAGTAAATACAGCCACTTTTTTAACAAAAAAAATTAAACTTAATGTTCCATTGATTTCTGCAGCAATGGATACTGTAACTGAAGCCGAACTTGCCATTGCCATTGCGCAAAACGGCGGTATTGGTATGTTACATAAAAACATGACCATAGACAGACAAGCTGCAGAAGTGCGTAAAGTTAAGCGTTCGGAAAGCGGTATGATTCAAGATCCTGTAACCTTGTTGGAAACAGCTGTAGTGGCCGATGCTTTTAAGATCATGAAAGAGCATAAAATTGGTGGTATTCCGGTTGTTAGTAGCGATAATAAACTAGTTGGTATTATTACAAACAGAGATCTACGCTTCCAAAAGGATATGAAGAGACCAATTTCTGAGGTAATGACTAAAGAAAATTTAATCATTGCACCAGAAGGAACCACTTTGGTTCAAGCAGAAGAGATTCTTCAGAATCATAAAATCGAGAAACTTCCAGTGGTTAGCAAAGATGGTTACTTAAGTGGTTTAATCACTTTTAAAGATATTTCGAAAGTTAAAAATTACCCGGTAGCCTGTAAAGATGAACGTGGCCGTTTAAGGGTAGGAGCTGCGGTAGGCGTTACAGCAGATACTTTACAGCGTGTTGATGCTTTAGTTCATGCTGGTGTTGATGTAATTACCATCGATACTGCTCATGGCCATACCAAAGGTGTAGTTGATAAATTAAAAGAAGTTAAAGCTAAATACCCTGATTTACAAGTGATTGTTGGTAATATTGCCACTGGTGCTGCTGCGAAATTTTTAGCAGATGCTGGTGCTGATGCCGTTAAAGTAGGTATTGGCCCGGGTTCTATCTGTACCACCAGAATTATTGCAGGTGTTGGTGTTCCTCAGTTATATGCTGTTTATGAATGTGCCAAAGCTTTAAAAGGTACGGGTGTACCTGTTATTGCTGACGGTGGTATTAAACACACTGGCGACATTGCCAAAGCGATTGCATCAGGTGCAAGCACAGTGATGGCAGGTTCCCTATTTGCAGGAGTAGAAGAATCGCCAGGCGAAACCATTATTTACGAAGGACGTAAATTTAAATCTTACCGTGGAATGGGCTCAATTGAAGCGATGGAACAAGGTTCTAAAGACCGCTATTTTCAGGATGTGGAAGATGATATTAAAAAACTAGTTCCAGAAGGTATTGTTGGTCGTGTGCCATTTAAAGGTACTTTAGCTGAAGTAATGTACCAGTATATAGGTGGTTTACGTGCGAGTATGGGCTATTGTGGAGCGGCAACTATAGAAGCTTTACAAGAAGCGCAGTTTGTACAGATTACGGCTGCCGGTATGCGCGAAAGCCATCCGCACGATATTACCATTACTAAAGAAGCACCTAATTACACCAGATAA
- a CDS encoding peptidase associated/transthyretin-like domain-containing protein → MNKSLLFLFSFLLAAGSAFAQSPVTGVIKTTNGTTIPNATVKVREQTKP, encoded by the coding sequence ATGAACAAAAGTTTACTTTTTCTCTTTTCATTTTTACTTGCGGCAGGTTCTGCTTTTGCCCAAAGTCCCGTAACTGGGGTAATTAAAACAACCAATGGCACTACAATCCCTAATGCAACCGTAAAGGTAAGGGAACAAACCAAGCCGTAG
- a CDS encoding TonB-dependent receptor domain-containing protein produces MQSPQLGVNRGYLANAEKVRVKGLEIDGTYQLERFLTLNAALAYLDGKYVKFTNAPLPLEETGHTELVNGVATQVAFKDASGGRLPGISKWNISGGSELSTAGNLATRTGRYFIAGDASYRSEYSSNPTPSSVLNVKGYALFNARLGFKSDKFSLFVWSRNIANKNYYEQLQAAAGNSGLYAGVLGDPRTYGATIRYAF; encoded by the coding sequence GTGCAATCGCCACAACTAGGCGTAAATAGAGGTTATCTGGCAAATGCTGAAAAAGTAAGGGTAAAAGGATTAGAAATAGACGGTACTTACCAGCTGGAGAGATTTTTAACTTTAAATGCTGCTTTGGCTTATCTAGATGGCAAATATGTGAAATTTACAAATGCTCCTCTTCCCTTAGAAGAAACCGGGCATACCGAATTGGTAAATGGCGTTGCTACCCAAGTGGCATTTAAAGATGCTTCGGGAGGTAGATTACCAGGTATTTCGAAATGGAATATTTCTGGCGGTTCGGAACTTAGTACGGCAGGTAATTTAGCAACTAGAACGGGTAGGTATTTCATCGCTGGTGATGCCAGTTATCGTTCAGAGTACTCTTCAAATCCTACACCATCAAGCGTACTGAATGTTAAAGGTTATGCTTTATTTAATGCAAGGTTAGGTTTCAAATCGGATAAGTTCTCTTTATTTGTTTGGAGCAGAAATATTGCAAACAAAAATTACTATGAGCAATTACAGGCTGCAGCAGGCAACTCTGGTTTATATGCAGGTGTACTTGGCGATCCAAGAACTTATGGGGCCACAATCCGCTATGCTTTCTAA